A window of Rufibacter sp. LB8 contains these coding sequences:
- a CDS encoding glycogen/starch synthase codes for MSKLRILYAATEIDPFLQSTKVAEFLRMLPQAMQERGMEVRIFVPRFGLINERKNRLHEVVRLSGINIAVGEEEKPLIIKVASIPNAKLQVYFIDNEDYFHRKSVLVDKDNKFHADNDERAIFFCKGVLETVKKLGWAPDIVHCNDWMTSLIPLYLKTTYKNDPIFKTSKSVFSVYNSEFAHKFEGDLLEKAKMLDIEDEMLANLRAGDFEAFIKMGLQYADSVIKAPEDFSDNLNALFQEYNNTKQITTIHQDENTLDSYFNLYNELAN; via the coding sequence ATGTCCAAATTGAGAATCTTATACGCGGCCACTGAGATTGATCCTTTCCTGCAGTCCACAAAAGTAGCGGAATTCCTGAGGATGTTGCCACAGGCCATGCAGGAACGCGGGATGGAAGTCCGGATTTTTGTTCCCCGTTTTGGGTTGATCAATGAGCGCAAGAACCGGTTGCATGAAGTGGTACGGTTATCTGGCATCAACATTGCCGTGGGCGAAGAAGAGAAACCTCTCATTATCAAGGTGGCATCTATCCCCAATGCCAAGCTTCAGGTTTATTTTATTGACAACGAAGACTATTTCCACCGCAAATCCGTTTTGGTGGACAAAGACAATAAATTTCACGCAGACAATGATGAGCGTGCCATCTTCTTCTGCAAAGGTGTTCTGGAAACGGTGAAAAAACTAGGTTGGGCCCCAGACATTGTGCATTGCAACGACTGGATGACCAGCTTGATTCCGCTGTACCTGAAGACTACGTACAAGAACGACCCTATTTTCAAGACCTCTAAATCTGTGTTCTCGGTATACAACAGTGAGTTTGCCCATAAGTTTGAGGGAGACCTGCTGGAGAAAGCCAAGATGCTGGACATTGAGGACGAAATGCTGGCCAATTTGCGTGCGGGTGACTTTGAGGCGTTCATCAAGATGGGCTTGCAATACGCAGACTCAGTGATCAAGGCCCCGGAGGATTTCAGTGACAACCTGAACGCGTTGTTCCAGGAGTACAACAACACCAAGCAGATCACCACCATTCATCAAGACGAAAACACGTTAGATTCTTACTTCAACCTATATAATGAACTTGCGAATTAG